The Tubulanus polymorphus chromosome 6, tnTubPoly1.2, whole genome shotgun sequence genome includes a region encoding these proteins:
- the LOC141907254 gene encoding FMRFamide peptide receptor frpr-18-like — protein sequence MSAWILVIISIERSVAIAVPMKHKRICTRKNVGIVLGVVVFAVLVYNSHYAYGFCPMPKPYEVFYDTHAEMLDLVLNVVIPFSVCSLANIIIIVCIRRSMSKRSEMASGNAAGEKGGKRKVESVTIMLIATNVMFIVTTLPFSIYLNQVEVWQLEMDVAFSLLSYANNGINFWIYCISGQKFRRELIAVLGRCCNCCRNKDNSSKSSTISTQNTLSS from the coding sequence ATGTCAGCTTGGATTCTGGTGATCATCAGCATCGAGAGGTCCGTGGCCATCGCTGTACCGATGAAGCACAAACGGATTTGCACGCGCAAAAACGTAGGAATCGTGCTAGGCGTCGTGGTCTTTGCGGTGCTGGTGTACAACAGTCATTACGCGTACGGTTTCTGCCCGATGCCCAAGCCGTACGAGGTCTTCTACGACACGCACGCGGAAATGCTCGATTTAGTCTTGAACGTCGTCATCCCGTTCAGCGTCTGCTCGCTGgccaacatcatcatcatcgtctgCATTCGCAGGTCGATGAGCAAGCGTAGCGAAATGGCGTCGGGAAACGCGGCTGGCGAAAAAGGCGGCAAACGAAAGGTAGAGAGTGTCACCATTATGCTGATCGCTACAAACGTTATGTTCATCGTAACGACGCTGCCATTCAGCATTTACCTGAATCAAGTGGAAGTTTGGCAGCTGGAAATGGATGTGGCTTTTAGTTTATTGTCGTACGCAAATAACGGCATTAATTTTTGGATCTACTGTATCAGCGGCCAGAAGTTCAGGCGCGAATTGATTGCTGTATTGGGTCGTTGCTGTAATTGCTGCCGTAATAAAGATAATTCCTCCAAATCCAGCACCATCAGCACTCAGAACACTCTTAGTTCGTAA